Proteins encoded by one window of Chryseobacterium sp. POL2:
- a CDS encoding GNAT family N-acetyltransferase, whose product MKSMNVFPQLKTKRLVMNAYKPTDAEVVFFLRSSPEVTKYIKRDPYTSIEQAEDFIKMISHQFENDLSITWALRFEEEGDLLGSICFWNFSEDRKTAEIGYDLQPIHQGKGYMTEALNAIIKYGREELKLNLIEAFTSTYNEASIKLLTNNDFVLNESRVDDDNLDNLIFEMKIP is encoded by the coding sequence ATGAAATCAATGAATGTTTTTCCACAGTTGAAAACCAAACGCCTAGTCATGAACGCTTACAAACCTACGGATGCGGAAGTAGTGTTTTTTCTGCGCTCTAGTCCCGAAGTTACAAAATACATCAAACGAGATCCTTATACAAGTATTGAACAAGCCGAAGATTTTATTAAAATGATAAGCCATCAGTTTGAAAATGATTTATCAATAACTTGGGCGCTGCGTTTCGAAGAAGAAGGCGACTTGTTGGGGTCAATTTGTTTTTGGAATTTTTCTGAAGATCGCAAAACAGCAGAAATTGGTTATGATCTTCAACCTATACATCAAGGAAAAGGCTATATGACAGAAGCGCTTAATGCCATTATTAAATATGGTCGGGAGGAATTAAAACTTAATTTAATAGAAGCCTTTACAAGTACATATAATGAGGCCTCAATAAAATTGTTGACGAATAATGATTTTGTCTTGAACGAATCAAGAGTCGATGACGACAATCTCGATAACTTAATTTTTGAAATGAAAATCCCTTGA
- a CDS encoding M20/M25/M40 family metallo-hydrolase, producing MKINMKTSFATLLLSSQIVFAQQHVSEEKLDPIVQSIVNEVNNNSQLEQLAFELLDVIGPRLVGSPAMEQANNWSVDKFRSWGIEAKNQQFGEWASWQRGITQVEMTYPRIKSLEAMQLAWSPSTKKPVEAEVVVLPRVNNAQEFSNWLKNVKGKIVLISQYQRSGRPDHQIKEFATPELYEQFKAQRAKDTEDFKNLIKHTGYDNNSLPEALEKAGAAGIVISNWTGIMGANRIFGAKTKTIPTIDIAVEDYGMLYRMASNDKKPKIKINTESKNLGKAKSFNTIATIPGKEKPNEYIILSAHLDSWDGAQGATDNGTGTITMMEAARILKKYYPNNKRTIIVGLWGSEEQGLNGSRAFVKDNPEIINNTQVAFNQDNGTGRVVNIQGQGFVDAYDYLGRWMAALPKKVSKHIETTFPGTPGGGGSDHASFVAAGIPGISLSSLNWGYSGYTWHTNRDTYDKIMFDEVKNNVIAAAVLAYMASEDPEQTSKQKRVLPAGQTWPEIKEPKRTGTN from the coding sequence ATGAAAATCAACATGAAAACGAGTTTTGCAACTTTGCTATTGTCCTCACAAATAGTTTTTGCACAACAACATGTCTCAGAAGAAAAACTAGATCCCATCGTCCAAAGCATCGTCAACGAAGTTAATAATAACTCGCAGCTAGAGCAACTTGCTTTTGAGCTTTTGGATGTTATCGGTCCACGTCTTGTAGGCTCTCCTGCGATGGAGCAAGCCAACAATTGGTCGGTTGATAAATTTAGATCTTGGGGTATTGAAGCCAAAAATCAACAATTCGGAGAATGGGCTTCTTGGCAGCGTGGCATCACTCAAGTTGAAATGACCTATCCTAGAATAAAAAGTTTAGAAGCCATGCAGTTGGCGTGGTCACCATCTACTAAAAAACCTGTAGAAGCTGAAGTTGTGGTTTTACCAAGAGTGAATAACGCACAAGAATTCAGTAATTGGTTGAAAAACGTTAAAGGAAAAATAGTGTTAATTTCCCAATATCAAAGATCTGGACGCCCAGATCATCAAATTAAAGAATTTGCTACTCCAGAATTGTACGAGCAATTCAAGGCGCAACGAGCAAAAGATACGGAAGATTTTAAAAATTTAATCAAGCACACAGGTTACGACAACAACAGCTTACCTGAAGCTTTAGAAAAAGCAGGTGCCGCTGGCATCGTTATTTCTAATTGGACAGGAATCATGGGAGCCAACCGTATATTTGGTGCCAAGACCAAGACAATCCCAACTATAGACATTGCAGTAGAAGATTATGGTATGCTTTATCGGATGGCATCCAATGATAAAAAACCAAAAATAAAAATCAATACTGAATCTAAAAACTTAGGCAAAGCAAAATCGTTTAATACCATTGCTACAATACCTGGTAAAGAAAAGCCTAACGAATATATTATTCTGTCTGCACACCTTGACTCTTGGGACGGCGCACAAGGCGCTACAGATAACGGAACAGGCACCATTACTATGATGGAAGCTGCACGTATTTTAAAAAAATATTATCCCAATAACAAGAGAACAATTATAGTAGGACTTTGGGGAAGCGAAGAACAGGGACTTAACGGCTCTCGAGCTTTCGTAAAAGATAATCCCGAAATTATCAACAATACGCAAGTGGCTTTTAACCAAGACAATGGGACTGGCCGCGTGGTCAACATCCAAGGTCAAGGTTTTGTTGATGCCTATGACTATCTCGGAAGATGGATGGCGGCTTTACCAAAAAAAGTTAGCAAGCACATAGAAACAACTTTCCCTGGTACACCAGGTGGCGGTGGGTCCGACCATGCTTCTTTTGTTGCGGCAGGAATTCCAGGCATTTCTCTAAGTTCACTCAATTGGGGATATTCGGGTTACACTTGGCATACCAATAGAGATACTTATGATAAAATAATGTTTGATGAAGTTAAAAATAATGTCATTGCGGCAGCTGTTTTAGCCTATATGGCTTCTGAAGATCCTGAACAAACCAGCAAACAGAAAAGAGTACTTCCAGCTGGACAAACTTGGCCAGAAATAAAAGAGCCAAAAAGAACTGGAACAAATTAA
- the cas2 gene encoding CRISPR-associated endonuclease Cas2 — protein sequence MNSERFNAYRIMWVLVLYDLPTDTKANMRAANRFRKGLIDDGFSLFQFSMYVRHCPSRENAEVHIKRVKLMLPKAGKVAIMCITDKQFGDIEIFFARSKEEPPPTFQQLELF from the coding sequence ATGAATTCCGAACGATTTAACGCCTATCGAATTATGTGGGTTTTAGTTTTATACGATTTACCAACCGACACCAAAGCCAATATGCGGGCCGCCAATCGGTTTCGGAAAGGTCTTATTGATGATGGATTTTCGTTGTTTCAGTTTTCCATGTATGTTCGTCATTGTCCCAGTCGAGAAAACGCCGAAGTTCATATCAAAAGAGTAAAACTCATGCTTCCCAAAGCTGGGAAAGTAGCCATTATGTGCATAACCGATAAGCAATTTGGAGACATTGAAATTTTCTTTGCCAGAAGCAAAGAAGAACCACCGCCCACCTTTCAACAACTCGAATTATTCTAA